The Mycolicibacterium insubricum DNA segment TACGACGGCCAGCAGCGCCATCACCATGATCCCGGCGACCAGGTTCGCCGACAGCCGCTCGAACACCGACGCCGGCACCAGTACGTGCAGCGCGGCCGCACCGCCCGCGCCGATCACCAGATAGCTTGCCGCCTGCAGGAAGTCGTGCCGCGCTGCCTCGGTGAAGACCGCCCACCGCGACCGGGCGTGCGTCGGGGCCGGCGGCAGCCGCCGGGTGATCCATTCGGCGCGGCCGAACCGCAACCAGCACCAGCCCATCACCACCGCGGTGATCATCGACGCGGTGACCCGGGCCGCGGCCATCTCCGGCTGCCCCGGGAACGCGACCACGGTGGCCACCACGACCACCGGGTTGACCGCGGGGGCGGCCAGCATGAAGGTCAGCGCAGCGGCGCCCGTCGGCCCGCCGGGACCGAACAGTCGTCGAGCCACCGGAACCGAGCCGCATTCGCAGCCGGGCAGTGCCGCTCCGCCGACACCGGCGGCCAGCACCGCGGCCGCGGGTTGCTGCGGCAGCCAACGCGCCAGCTTCTCCGGCGTGACGAACGTCGCGACCAGCCCGCTGACCAGCACCCCGAGCACCAGGAACGGCACCGCCTGCACGAACACCCCGGTGAACACCGTCGCGGCAGTGGCCCAGCGCGGGTCGGCCACCACCGCCGTGTGCAGTCGCCCACCCGCCAGCGCCAGGGCAACCAGGCCGACGATCAGCATCTCGGTCGACCCGATCGACAGCCGTCGGGTCCGTGCCGGGTTGCTCACCGCGCCAGTATTCCAACATGTACTGAATGCGCGCTGAGACCCGCCGTCGCGCACAAAGTCGCGGGTGCCCTCCCGCCGCGCATGGTCGACCGGGACAATGAACCGATGACCGGTACCAACGCTGAGCCCGCCGCCACTTCCCACCGCGTCCTGATCGCCGAGGACGAGGCGCTGATCCGGCTGGACCTGGCCGAGATGCTCCGCGAAGAGGGCTATCAGGTGGTCGGCGAGGCCGGCGACGGCCAGGAGGCTGTCGAGCTGGCCGAACAACTGCGCCCCGACCTGGTGATCATGGACGTCAAGATGCCGCGGCGCGACGGCCTGGACGCCGCCTCGGAGATCGCCG contains these protein-coding regions:
- a CDS encoding permease, translating into MLIVGLVALALAGGRLHTAVVADPRWATAATVFTGVFVQAVPFLVLGVLVSGLVATFVTPEKLARWLPQQPAAAVLAAGVGGAALPGCECGSVPVARRLFGPGGPTGAAALTFMLAAPAVNPVVVVATVVAFPGQPEMAAARVTASMITAVVMGWCWLRFGRAEWITRRLPPAPTHARSRWAVFTEAARHDFLQAASYLVIGAGGAAALHVLVPASVFERLSANLVAGIMVMALLAVVMALCSEADAFVAASMTMLPLLPRLVFLVVGPAVDVKLFAMQSGMFGRRFAVRFAPATLLVATAVATATGLVFLGAR